Genomic segment of Gloeocapsa sp. PCC 7428:
CTCATACGTCAGCATAACGATACGCCCTGCAAAACCTGTTTGTCGCAGTGCTTCTACCGCTGCACTTCCCGCCGCACCCGCACTCAACACAACAAACGTACGTTGGTCTACGTCTGGTTTATACTCAACCATTGCCAAAGTTCGTTGCTATGATGCAGAATCAGGAACACTTACAATGACATCTTCACCGTCAATTTGTACCGCGTAACAAGGTTGCGCATCTAACCCTGGCGGTTCTTGTAAATCTCCGGTCACAAGGCTAAAGCAAGCATTATGCCAAGGACAAATCACGCGATCGCCACTCAAAACTCCCTCAGCTAGCGGTGCTTGATAGTGCGTACAATAAGCCCCAATTGCATGAAACTGATCGTTGACCCGCGCTAATAATACATCAGTGTCTCCCACCGAAACTTGCTTCATCTCGCCATTTTGCAAATCCTTAACTTTAGCAACAACAGCATCTTGGGTAGTCATAAATTTAGGGAAATGGTAACGGGTAACGGGGGTAGTCGGGAATAGGTAATAAGAAAGCAATTACCGCGTTCCCAATTACCAATCAAAACGACGATCTCAGTTACTGAGCTTAAGCGATTGTCACTTCCGACGACAAATAAATATCCTGAATTGCGTGAAACAGTTTCACTCCATCTTCAAAAGGACGCTGAAAAGTCTTACGACCAGAAATCAAGCCAGAACCACCAGCACGTTTGTTAATCACTGCGGTACGAATTGCTTCAGCAAAGTCATTTTTACCCGAAGCGCCACCCGAATTAATCAACCCCGCACGTCCGCAGTAGGAATTTAAGACTTGATAACGGGTCAAGTCAATCGGATGATCCGTGACTAAATCAGTATAGATGCGATCGTTCGTTTTACCGTAGCTTTTCCCTGTTGCTTGGGCAACTGCGGTATAGCCATGATTATTTTCTGGCAGTTTCTGTTTAACAATATCAGCTTCAATCGTCACGCCCAAGTGATTCGCTTGACCCGTGAGGTCGGCTGAGATGTGATAGTCTTTGTCTTGCTTAAACGCATTATTGCGCAGATAGCACCACAGAATTGTCGCCATACCAAGTTCGTGGGCGCGGGCAAAAGCTTGACTGACTTCCTGAATTTGCCGCGTTGATTGTTCTGAACCAAAATAAATTGTCGCGCCAACTGCAACAGCACCCAAATTCCAAGCTTGTTCAACCGATGCAAACATCACTTGATCGAATTGGTTCGGATACGTCAGTAGTTCGTTGTGGTTGATTTTGGCGATAAAAGGAATTCTATGCGCGTATTTGCGCGAAACACTGCCTAAAACTCCCAACGTTGTTGCAACGGCGTTACAGCCTGACTCGATCGCTAATTTAATAATGTTATCTGGATCGAAATAAATCGGGTTAGGTGCAAACGAAGCCCCTGCGGAATGCTCGATTCCCTGGTCTACAGGCAAGATAGAAAGATAGCCCGTGTTTGCTAAGCGACCGTAGGAGTAAAGCTGTTGCAAACTGCGTAGAACTTGCGGTGAGCGATCGCTAATCGTAAAAATGCGATCGACAAAATCGGGTCCTGGTAAGTGCAATAAATCTTTTGACACTTTGGCTTTATGAGTAAGCAAATCTTCAGCTTCTTCACCTAACCAAGATTCAATTGTTTCTGGTGCAGAAAGTGTTGCTGTCATACAAATTCCTCAAATTTCTCCTAAAGTTTCAACTGCTGTGATAGCGGAAAGCCGTGCTGTTCTCTACCTGGTCTCCCGTCGTATTTTTTTGATGTTTTGTACAGTTCAAAGCGTCCATCTGCGGCGTAGCTAGCATATCGATTGCGTACAGCTTGCATTTCTTGTGTACTCATCGGCTGAAAGTTTCCAGCAATACGTAGGTTCTGGTACAGCACCGCCAAAGAATCAATACCGCTAACCGTACTCGCTACAGGGAGACTCATAGCGTAACGGAGTGCTTCTTCTACTGTAACGATTCCTTTTTTCAATGCGTTGCCATCACCTCCCAAACTTTTCATCCCAATCGCTGCGATTTGCTGGCGGTTAAGTTCTGGTAGCACTTGTTGCTCAAAACTGCGAAAGCTAGCATCAAAACAATTTAAGGGTAGCTGGCAAGTATCAAAGGGGTATTTGTACGCCAGCATCTTGAGATGAATTGCAGGATCTTTATGACCTGTAAAGCCAATGAATCGAACCTTTCCCTGTTGTTTGGCTTGTTCTAGCGCTTCAATCACACCACCTTGGGCAAAATGTAGTTCAGGGTCGTTGTCGTAAATCACTTCATGAATTTGCCACAGATCGATGTAATCGGTTTTTAACCGTTGTAAAGATTGTTCCAACTGCTGCATTGCTACACGCGCATCGCGTCCGTGCGTACAAACTTTTGTCATCAAAAATGCTTTGTCACGTCTTCCGCCTTGCAGCGCTTGACCCATTAATTCTTCGCAGCGCCCCTTACCATACTCCCAAGCGTTATCCAAAAAATTCACACCCGCGTCAATTGCTTCTTGAACAATCCGCACCGCAACTTGGTCATCTTTGATGTTACCGAGGTGTGCGCCTCCGAGCGATAAAGCCGACACTTCTACGCCTGTTCTACCTAGCATCCGTCGCGGGATTGTCCCAAAATCTTCGCGAGTATTAGCTATTTGGCTTTGTGTTGCTGCTGAGGTGTTGTGTTTTTGCCAAATCAAACTGGCGATCGCACCTCCAGCGCCAATAATACTAGCGCGCAGTAAAAATTGCCGTCGCTGCCAAATGTGCGAGTACTTTTGTGGTGTTCCTGATTCTTCTCTCATCAGCTATCACCTCCCTTTTCCTGTTAGCACTCCTTGATTGTAAAAAAACCTACCTTCAGGTAGTAGGGGGCGAAAAGCTTATTTAAGAGCTAAATGTGAAGTTGTGCGGTATAGACCTTGAAATCTCATCGACAGCCTTTGTTTCGTCCTTTGTAGTAAAAAAGTCAGAAAAGTGACGCTTTATCTAACGTGAAATCGGCATAGTTTATTTTTACCTGTAAGACCTAGTGAGCCAAGTCCTGAGCAGTGGCAAGTAACCTCAAACTCACCACAACTAGCTCTCATCTGTCCGCTGCATTTGAGTTGTTAGCTCTCCGGTAGCCAGTCTTCTGACAAGACCATTTCTAGAGGGTATGGACACGTCTCTGGGAACACCGAAATTTCTATAGCCGTTTGTTTAGCAGCTTGACGACGCGCGCGTTGATAACTCTCTTCAAGTTGCTCTACCGGATAACTCCTCAAGCTAGGACTATCTTCAATTGCCAATTCAATCTGAGTCCGCGCATCAGTGATGGAGTCAAGCCAGCTATCCGAGCGGCGTTGAGGTTGATACTGCCACTTGAGGAGATGCAGTAAAAGACGAGTTAGCTGACTGGCTATTCCCCGTCGTTCGCTTTTGCCCAAGTCTTCAACCTCTTCAATTAAATTCGGCACATCGATTTCATGCCAACGACGTTCCCGTAACAGTTGGGCTGTTTGGTTAATCCACGAACTAAAATCCTCTAAATATTTCTCGCTCATGTTCAATCTGTACTTCAACAGTACGCAGCACCTATTTAGGAAGCCTCGTTGCTCAATAATAACGCTCAAAGTCGCAGCCGTTACCAGAAATTACAGGACTCGAACTACTCCCTAACCCGCACCGGAGAGCTAACTATTTATTAAACAGAAACTTTCCATATAATTTTTTTCTTGATCGCAAGATATTAAAGGTTACAACTACCTTTACCTTATGTCTTAATATACAGAAATTTCTTCTTTACATTCCTATTCGGATGATTATGCCGAATCTTTCTGTATAACTACCCTTTACAAGAGGACTGTATGGAATTTTTCCGTATATCGTTCCCAATCACCGGACACAGATACCCTTTGCAACTCACCGATCAGCTTAGTTGTTCCGGTGCATTGGGATTGTTAGCCGCACGAATATCAACTCAAATCTCACACCGCCGCCACACCCACGCGAAACTGATAGGCACATCCTGATAGGGCGACCAACTCGGTTTCGTCTCTATCCAACGATTATCGATGACCTGTTCGCGCAATTCGACCAGTTGCCAGCCTGCCGCGATCGCTGCCTGCACATGGTCGGACAACAGATGGATGTGCGTCTCGATTGCGACTGGCTCTCCATTTGCTCCTTGAAAGTGCGTCGGCATTCCTGTCGCCATGATGAAAAATGGATGAAATCCAACAAGCACATACGCCGCATCACGCCGAGCAATCCGCGCTGCTTCTGCATACAACGGTGTAAGCTCAGCAAGATGTTCGTCAACGAGGCATGTCATGATCAAATCGTAACTAGCTGCTGGCAGTCCAGTCATGCAAACATCTGCCACGCGCAGGGACGCAAACACATCTCGCTTTCGAGCTTGATCCAGCATCTCGGACGTGGCATCGACACCATCGATCTTCCGTACACCATGGCTTGCCAGCCATGCAGCAGTACGTCCTGTTCCACAGCCGAGATCCGCGCAACGATCGACGGCACTCCACTTGACGCTTTGGATCTGGTCGAGCAACCACAGATCCATGTCACGTTTTACCGTATCCTCGTAGGTCGCTGCCCATTGAGCGTAGCCTTCACGCGCTGCCACAGTTCGGTAGTTGCGTCGATCAAATGTAGAGAAACGCGGCATACGAAACTCCTTCCAATGTGCTTTGGGCAGCTAACTGTTGGTGTTATCAAGAATTTTTATGTATGACATCCTTATTCTTAGAGTATTAAACGAAATTTCTCTTTATAACACATCCTACTATAGAGCAACGCCGTTACTTGAACAAGGGTAAGATGTTATCCAATTTAAACACTTTTATCAACAGTTTTTACTATTATCAAAAATATGTCGGGAGTACACCAACTGTTAATTAGGTTACTTTACGGTACTGATTTGCGTTTGAGTGAAGGTTTAAATTTGTGCGTTAAAGATATTGATCTTACTCAAGATTCAATTACAGTGCGCGATACAAAGGAAATGAAATTTGAGTGACTATGTTTCCAGAAAGTATTGCTAAAAAATTGAAAATTCATTGATCAGGTTATAGTTCGGTTAATTTACCTTTTGCGTCAGACAGAAAACATCCTACTAGCGCAAAGTACGATTGGATTTGTCAGTTAATTTTTCCTTACCATCATTTACAAATACTTCTGCAATAACAAATGTAATTTCTCTTTTGTTGCTGCTGGTGCTTGATCGAGTCGAGTCAAGATTGCGTACTTTAATGCTGAGTGTGCTTCTGATTGTGGTGGATTTTGACTTAAGCGGCGTACGGTTTCTTGAATGACTTTTTGGGCATTCGTTGCATTGCATTGTAAGTTGGCAATTACCATTTCCACCGTAACGCTGTCATGATCTGGATGCCAACAGTCGTAGTCTGTTACGAGGGCTAATGTTGCGTAGGCGATTTCTGCTTCGCGTGCTAATTTTGCTTCGGGTAGATTTGTCATGCCAATGACAGTAGCGCCCCAGCTACGATAAAGATGCGATTCGGCTTTGGTCGAGAATGCGGGACCTTCCATGCAAACATAAGTTCCACCACGATGTAGTGTCACATCTGGTAAATTAAGAGTTGCGATCGCCTCTGCTAAAA
This window contains:
- a CDS encoding DUF29 domain-containing protein, encoding MSEKYLEDFSSWINQTAQLLRERRWHEIDVPNLIEEVEDLGKSERRGIASQLTRLLLHLLKWQYQPQRRSDSWLDSITDARTQIELAIEDSPSLRSYPVEQLEESYQRARRQAAKQTAIEISVFPETCPYPLEMVLSEDWLPES
- a CDS encoding class I SAM-dependent methyltransferase, coding for MPRFSTFDRRNYRTVAAREGYAQWAATYEDTVKRDMDLWLLDQIQSVKWSAVDRCADLGCGTGRTAAWLASHGVRKIDGVDATSEMLDQARKRDVFASLRVADVCMTGLPAASYDLIMTCLVDEHLAELTPLYAEAARIARRDAAYVLVGFHPFFIMATGMPTHFQGANGEPVAIETHIHLLSDHVQAAIAAGWQLVELREQVIDNRWIETKPSWSPYQDVPISFAWVWRRCEI
- a CDS encoding aldo/keto reductase, producing the protein MREESGTPQKYSHIWQRRQFLLRASIIGAGGAIASLIWQKHNTSAATQSQIANTREDFGTIPRRMLGRTGVEVSALSLGGAHLGNIKDDQVAVRIVQEAIDAGVNFLDNAWEYGKGRCEELMGQALQGGRRDKAFLMTKVCTHGRDARVAMQQLEQSLQRLKTDYIDLWQIHEVIYDNDPELHFAQGGVIEALEQAKQQGKVRFIGFTGHKDPAIHLKMLAYKYPFDTCQLPLNCFDASFRSFEQQVLPELNRQQIAAIGMKSLGGDGNALKKGIVTVEEALRYAMSLPVASTVSGIDSLAVLYQNLRIAGNFQPMSTQEMQAVRNRYASYAADGRFELYKTSKKYDGRPGREQHGFPLSQQLKL
- a CDS encoding tyrosine-type recombinase/integrase, with product MSGVHQLLIRLLYGTDLRLSEGLNLCVKDIDLTQDSITVRDTKEMKFE
- a CDS encoding S-methyl-5'-thioadenosine phosphorylase, translated to MTQAQIGIIGGSGLYKMDALKDIEEVQISTPFGSPSDAVILGTLEGARVAFLARHGRNHTLLPSELPFQANIFAMKQLGVEYLISASAVGSLKEEVKPLDMVVPNQFIDRTKNRISTFFGEGIVAHIAFGDPICAQLAGILAEAIATLNLPDVTLHRGGTYVCMEGPAFSTKAESHLYRSWGATVIGMTNLPEAKLAREAEIAYATLALVTDYDCWHPDHDSVTVEMVIANLQCNATNAQKVIQETVRRLSQNPPQSEAHSALKYAILTRLDQAPAATKEKLHLLLQKYL
- a CDS encoding Rieske 2Fe-2S domain-containing protein; amino-acid sequence: MTTQDAVVAKVKDLQNGEMKQVSVGDTDVLLARVNDQFHAIGAYCTHYQAPLAEGVLSGDRVICPWHNACFSLVTGDLQEPPGLDAQPCYAVQIDGEDVIVSVPDSAS
- a CDS encoding class I fructose-bisphosphate aldolase; amino-acid sequence: MTATLSAPETIESWLGEEAEDLLTHKAKVSKDLLHLPGPDFVDRIFTISDRSPQVLRSLQQLYSYGRLANTGYLSILPVDQGIEHSAGASFAPNPIYFDPDNIIKLAIESGCNAVATTLGVLGSVSRKYAHRIPFIAKINHNELLTYPNQFDQVMFASVEQAWNLGAVAVGATIYFGSEQSTRQIQEVSQAFARAHELGMATILWCYLRNNAFKQDKDYHISADLTGQANHLGVTIEADIVKQKLPENNHGYTAVAQATGKSYGKTNDRIYTDLVTDHPIDLTRYQVLNSYCGRAGLINSGGASGKNDFAEAIRTAVINKRAGGSGLISGRKTFQRPFEDGVKLFHAIQDIYLSSEVTIA